A single genomic interval of Anopheles marshallii chromosome 2, idAnoMarsDA_429_01, whole genome shotgun sequence harbors:
- the LOC128709609 gene encoding O-glucosyltransferase rumi homolog: MELFKCFLLCLVICVGKIHSSDEGMCTAKEQCTVQETDTVSNDFYSADFNKYFSAIESSVAGYVPCNNTNCNCHTDVLKADLKPFKLHGITKDSINRAKQYGTHYQVVGHKLYRQRECMFPARCSGVEHFVKPLLSLLPDMDLIVNCRDWPQIHRHWNKERIPVLSFSKTNEYLDIMYPAWAFWEGGPAIALYPTGLGRWDLHRKSITKASTDWDSKESKAFFRGSRTSDERDALVLLSRAQPSLVDAQYTKNQAWKSPQDTLNAEPAREVTLEEHCRYRFLFNFRGVAASFRFKHLFLCRSLVFHVGDEWLEFFYPSLKPWVHYVPVPVRSSPEELEALIRFFQQHDQLARDIAERGYDHVWNNLRMGDVECYWKKLLKRYGKLVRYTVERDSSLIEV, from the exons ATGGAGTTATTCAAATGCTTCCTATTATGTTTAGTTATATGCGTAGGAAAAATTCACTCCTCCGACGAAGGGATGTGCACGGCAAAGGAACAGTGTACGGTACAGGAGACAGATACTGTGAGCAATGACTTCTACTCGGCAG AtttcaacaaatattttagCGCAATTGAATCATCCGTAGCGGGTTATGTTCCTTGCAACAACACCAATTGCAACTGCCACACAGACGTACTAAAGGCTGACCTAAAACCGTTCAAATTGCATGGCATCACGAAAGACTCGATCAACCGAGCGAAGCAGTATGGAACGCACTATCAGGTGGTCGGTCATAAGCTGTACCGGCAACGCGAATGCATGTTCCCGGCACGGTGTTCCGGTGTGGAACATTTCGTGAAACCTTTGCTGTCATTGCTACCCGACATGGATCTGATCGTGAATTGTCGCGATTGGCCCCAAATCCATAGGCACTGGAACAAAGAAAGGATACCAGTACTTTcgtttagcaaaacaaatgaatatcTCGACATAATGTATCCCGCCTGGGCTTTTTGGGAGGGCGGTCCAGCCATAGCTCTCTATCCAACCGGTCTAGGGAGATGGGACCTCCATCGGAAAAGCATTACGAAAGCAAGCACCGACTGGGACTCGAAGGAATCGAAAGCCTTTTTCCGTGGTTCACGCACTTCGGACGAGCGTGATGCCTTGGTGCTACTGTCCCGTGCGCAACCATCGCTCGTTGACGCGCAGTACACGAAAAACCAAGCCTGGAAATCTCCGCAGGATACGCTGAACGCAGAACCGGCGCGAGAAGTGACGCTGGAGGAGCACTGCCGGTATCGGTTTCTGTTTAACTTTCGCGGTGTGGCCGCTAGTTTTAGATTTAAGCATCTATTCCTGTGCCGTTCGCTCGTTTTCCATGTGGGTGACGAATGGTTAGAATTTTTCTATCCCTCATTGAAACCATGGGTACATTACGTCCCGGTACCGGTACGCAGTAGTCCAGAGGAACTGGAAGCATTAATCAGGTTCTTCCAACAGCATGATCAGCTGGCGCGTGACATTGCCGAGCGAGGATACGATCATGTTTGGAATAATTTGCGCATGGGCGATGTCGAATGTTACTggaaaaaattgttaaaacgGTACGGAAAGCTAGTACGCTACACGGTTGAGCGTGATTCCAGTTTGATCGAAGTGTAG
- the LOC128709606 gene encoding UDP-glucuronic acid decarboxylase 1, translating into MVFSKRKMKQFLAFGVTIVLVICLYKSWGSPTNGMSHYAYDDGDNAIVGAVDNTADEQENRRAGPSPERLVLSVADRNGHRQHNSIDGPNDDDADVGGPLGHDNVERVLMQNKLRSFRKGSSVGVMPKRHDDVALDDPERESRLNELHEAKRQILELERKIQELEGRIPRKYPDVTFLNYKNRKRILITGGAGFVGSHLVDYLMMQGHEVIVADNFFTGRKRNVEHWLGHENFELIHHDIVNPLFIEVDEIYHLASPASPPHYMYNPVKTIKTNTLGTINVLGLAKRVGAKVLIASTSEVYGDPDVHPQPETYWGHVNPIGPRACYDEGKRVSETLSYAYAKQEKVNVRVARIFNTYGPRMHMNDGRVVSNFIIQALQNQSITIYGSGRQTRSFQYVSDLVDGLVALMASNYTQPVNLGNPVERTIQDFAEIIRDLVGCKSKIIELPAVEDDPQRRKPDISRAKKHINWEPRVPLQEGLMKTIDYFRKELARSNHSQRNIFVPETTEFRNLL; encoded by the exons ATGGTGTTTTCGAAGAGAAAGATGAAGCAGTTCCTAGCGTTCGGAGTGACGATCGTGCTCG TGATTTGTTTGTACAAATCATGGGGCAGTCCAACAAACGGGATGTCACACTACGCGTATGATGACGGTGATAACGCGATTGTCGGAGCGGTAGATAACACGGCCGACGAGCAGGAGAATCGGCGGGCCGGTCCATCACCGGAACGGCTTGTACTGTCGGTGGCCGATCGCAACGGTCACAGGCAACATAACAGCATCGATGGGccaaacgatgatgatgcggaCGTTGGTGGTCCATTGGGCCATGACAATGTTGAACGGGTGTTGATGCAAAACAAGCTACGGTCATTCCGGAAGGGATCATCCGTTGGCGTGATGCCCAAACGGCACGACGATGTTGCGCTAGACGATCCCGAGCGAGAATCGCGATTAAACGAGCTGCACGAGGCTAAACGACAGATACTGGAGCTGGAACGGAAGATACAGGAACTGGAAGGTCGGATACCGCGCAAATATCCGGACGTAACGTTTTTGAACTACAAAAATCGTAAACGGATACTG ATAACGGGTGGAGCCGGTTTCGTTGGATCGCACCTGGTCGATTATCTCATGATGCAAGGCCACGAGGTGATCGTGGCGGATAACTTCTTCACGGGCCGGAAACGCAACGTGGAACACTGGTTGGGGCATGAAAATTTTGAACTCATCCATCACGACATCGTTAATCCGCTGTTCATCGAGGTGGACGAAATCTATCATCTGGCCAGCCCGGCCAGTCCGCCGCACTACATGTACAACCCGGTCAAGACGATCAAAACGAACACGCTCGGTACGATCAATGTGCTCGGTTTGGCAAAACGCGTGGGCGCCAAGGTACTGATCGCCAGCACGTCCGAGGTGTACGGTGATCCCGATGTGCATCCGCAGCCCGAAACCTACTGGGGCCATGTGAATCCGATCGGACCGCGTGCCTGCTACGACGAGGGCAAACGCGTATCGGAAACGCTGAGCTACGCGTACGCCAAGCAGGAGAAAGTGAATGTACGCGTGGCGCGAATCTTTAACACGTACGGACCACGAATGCACATGAACGATGGGCGCGTCGTGTCTAATTTTATCATACAAGCGCTACAGAACCAGTCCATAACG ATTTATGGGAGCGGTCGACAAACACGATCGTTCCAATATGTGTCGGATCTGGTTGACGGTTTGGTAGCGCTGATGGCATCCAACTATACGCAACCTGTCAACCTTGGCAATCCGGTCGAACGGACGATACAAGATTTTGCCGAAATTATACGCGACCTGGTGGGCTGCAAGAGCAAAATCATCGAACTGCCCGCCGTCGAAGACGATCCTCAGCGACGGAAACCAGATATTTCGAGGGCAAAGAAACACATCAACTGGGAACCTAGG GTCCCGTTACAAGAAGGACTCATGAAAACGATAGACTATTTCCGCAAGGAGTTAGCCCGCTCAAATCACTCACAGCGAAACATCTTTGTTCCCGAAACGACGGAGTTCCGCAACTTGCTATGA
- the LOC128709603 gene encoding zinc finger protein 761-like, with translation MNNVLCRLCLMKCEELFGMYITSPSGVLRSLPKIIRECISIEVNDLEPNFFSKFICNECIYKLELFYAFRQQSIKSQDYYNGLIQYYQQSVPCSSKVSLDPAADAAQVPGTVDSVFEPEQSVHSNNELADINFSGNEFMMDESEKHQLSKDYDDIIRNLQKEDLDFSTNDGELVMKHALGISISTNDTRISKQAVLQQECSSYLHHGTDVAVNIVQPTEPNDNGCFDPYHTMAVACDKDIINSSTLSVDQDDDLNYDDFVGIQTTPLEGNREMSLSEVHVQDIIADVYNVTPDKIQPTGAISSSQQIADVQCSEISALQQNDGSFFSLVDFSETEIATASSSTTCTNGTTELANDKTCEICFKTFRTRQKLTIHRNTHLRLAPFKCSFEGCTKAFKSRIGLDEHVARHTNSFEFSCDICQKGFQHRSYLSAHRRAHNTERNFQCALCEQTFKSKQALLDHKNRRHLGVKPFACELCDKQYTKNAQLRAHIEQHHEKRDDASTRYPCQECGKHFTSKSYLNVHKRIHRNERPFVCEICNKGYITRKDLAVHMTSHTGEKPLTCDICGKAYARRNALDCHRRTHTKERPYVCDICGQSFSQPTPLRVHRKLHETVDHNKKQSPMEITNVTPASNRQ, from the exons ATGAATAACGTGTTATGCAGATTGTGCTTAATGAAGTGTGAAGAATTGTTCGGAATGTACATCACCTCGCCGAGCGGTGTACTGCGTAGTCTGCCGAAAATCATACGGGAATGCATCTCCATCGAGGTAAACGATCTCGAGCCGAACTTTTTCTCAAAGTTCATCTGCAACGAGTGTATCTACAAGCTGGAGCTGTTCTACGCCTTTCGGCAACAAAGCATCAAGAGCCAGGATTATTACAATG GGCTCATACAATACTATCAGCAATCAGTGCCTTGCTCGAGTAAAGTATCATTAGATCCTGCAGCTGATGCGGCCCAGGTGCCCGGAACGGTTGATAGCGTATTTGAACCAGAACAGTCAGTTCATTCAAACAACGAGCTGGCCGATATAAACTTTTCCGGAAATGAATTTATGATGGACGAATCGGAAAAGCACCAGCTCAGTAAGGATTACGACGATATTATTCGTAATTTGCAAAAAGAAGACCTCGATTTTTCAACAAACGATGGCGAATTAGTG ATGAAACATGCACTGGGAATCTCAATATCGACGAATGACACCAGAATAAGCAAGCAGGCTGTGCTGCAGCAGGAATGCTCAAGCTACTTACACCACGGTACTGACGTCGCGGTAAATATTGTGCAACCTACGGAGCCCAATGACAACGGTTGTTTCGACCCATACCATACGATGGCCGTAGCGTGTGATAAGGACATAATCAATAGCAGCACACTTTCCGTAGACCAGGATGATGATCTTAACTATGATGATTTTGTAGGCATCCAAACGACACCGTTAGAGGGTAATCGAGAAATG TCTTTATCCGAAGTGCACGTACAAGACATAATAGCGGACGTGTACAATGTTACACCTGACAAGATACAGCCGACGGGTGCAATTTCATCTTCCCAACAAATTGCTGACGTTCAGTGCAGTGAAATTTCAGCGCTTCAACAGAACGATGGTTCGTTCTTTTCTCTGGTTGACTTCAGTGAAACGGAAATTGCTACCGCCAGCAGTAGCACAACCTGTACGAACGGTACGACTGAGTTAGCGAACGACAAAACGTGCGAGATTTGCTTCAAAACGTTTCGCACCAGACAAAAGCTCACCATCCACCGAAACACGCATCTGCGATTGGCACCGTTCAAGTGTTCGTTCGAAGGATGCACTAAAGCCTTTAAGTCGCGCATCGGGCTCGATGAGCATGTGGCCCGACACACGAACAGCTTCGAGTTTAGCTGTGATATCTGTCAGAAAGGATTCCAGCACCGTAGCTATTTGTCCGCCCATAGGCGAGCGCACAACACGGAACGAAACTTCCAGTGCGCACTGTGTGAGCAAACGTTTAAGTCAAAGCAAGCGTTACTAGATCACAAAAATCGACGCCATCTCGGTGTGAAACCGTTTGCCTGCGAGCTGTGCGACAAGCAGTACACGAAGAATGCTCAGTTGCGGGCGCACATCGAACAGCATCACGAGAAGCGGGACGATGCGAGCACCCGCTATCCGTGCCAGGAGTGTGGGAAACATTTCACCTCTAAAAGCTACCTGAACGTACACAAGCGAATACATCGAAACGAGCGACCGTTCGTGTGTGAA ATCTGTAATAAGGGGTACATCACGCGAAAAGATCTCGCAGTCCACATGACAAGCCACACGGGCGAGAAACCACTTACCTGTGACATTTGTGGCAAGGCGTATGCACGCCGCAACGCCTTAGACTGTCATCGTAGGACGCACACCAAGGAACGTCCATACGTCTGTGATATCTGTGGTCAATCATTTTCCCAGCCAACACCGTTACGGGTGCATCGGAAGCTGCACGAGACGGTGGatcacaataaaaaacaatcaccGATGGAGATCACCAATGTTACGCCTGCTTCGAACCGGCAATAG